From a region of the Streptomyces caniferus genome:
- a CDS encoding SCO family protein, with the protein MHRRTLLASALAAAAAFSLTACNSDDGKPTAEVSGGTAAKPIVTLDSPLEKPDLVLTDTSGKKYDLLEKTKGHPTLIYFGYTNCPDVCPLTMANIAVAVKQLPQAERKDLRVVFVTSDPERDTPAALKKWLGGIDKDFTGLTGKFDTIQAGARSVNIGIEKPVKKKNGDVVSTHGAQVLLSSPKDDKIHWMGMQEATSDNYTKALPKILKGQNP; encoded by the coding sequence ATGCACAGAAGGACCCTGCTCGCGTCCGCCCTTGCGGCGGCCGCGGCTTTCAGCCTGACCGCCTGCAACAGCGACGACGGCAAGCCCACTGCCGAGGTCTCCGGCGGCACCGCCGCCAAGCCGATCGTCACCCTCGACAGCCCGCTGGAGAAGCCGGACCTCGTCCTGACCGACACCAGCGGCAAGAAGTACGACCTGCTGGAGAAGACCAAGGGCCACCCGACGCTGATCTACTTCGGCTACACCAACTGCCCGGACGTCTGCCCGCTGACGATGGCCAACATCGCGGTCGCGGTGAAGCAGCTGCCGCAGGCCGAACGGAAGGACCTGCGGGTCGTCTTCGTCACCTCCGACCCGGAGCGTGACACCCCGGCCGCGCTCAAGAAGTGGCTCGGCGGCATCGACAAGGACTTCACCGGTCTGACCGGCAAGTTCGACACCATCCAGGCCGGCGCGCGCAGCGTGAACATCGGGATCGAGAAGCCGGTCAAGAAGAAGAACGGCGATGTCGTCTCCACCCACGGTGCGCAGGTTCTGCTGAGCTCCCCCAAGGACGACAAGATCCACTGGATGGGCATGCAGGAGGCGACCTCCGACAACTACACCAAGGCACTTCCGAAGATCCTCAAGGGGCAGAACCCGTGA
- a CDS encoding YcnI family copper-binding membrane protein — protein MSKISKMSQQQSDVSSPRRLARRLPLVGAAAAGSVLLLAGPAFAHVSVQPAGTAAKGGFATVNFKVPNEKDDASTVKLEVTLPTDHPLASVMPQPVPGWKVSVTKAKLAKPIEMEGEKITEAPSKITWTADGKGVEPGQFQQFPLSVGQLPKDADQLVFKALQTYDDKEVVRWIEPTKEGAPEPENPAPVLKLSAAQEDGHGAAGADDKSGATAGMKNAAATSDASGSDTTARVLGAIGIVVGVIGVGFGVFAGRRRSA, from the coding sequence ATGTCGAAGATTTCGAAGATGTCGCAGCAGCAGTCGGACGTGTCGTCCCCCCGCCGGCTCGCACGGCGGCTGCCGCTCGTGGGCGCCGCCGCGGCGGGCAGCGTGCTGCTGCTGGCCGGCCCGGCCTTTGCGCACGTCAGCGTGCAGCCCGCGGGCACGGCCGCGAAGGGCGGCTTCGCGACCGTCAACTTCAAGGTGCCCAACGAGAAGGACGACGCCTCGACGGTGAAGCTCGAGGTCACGCTGCCCACCGACCACCCGCTGGCGTCCGTGATGCCGCAGCCGGTGCCCGGCTGGAAGGTCTCGGTCACCAAGGCCAAGCTCGCCAAGCCGATCGAGATGGAGGGCGAGAAGATCACCGAGGCGCCCTCGAAGATCACCTGGACCGCCGACGGCAAGGGCGTGGAGCCCGGCCAGTTCCAGCAGTTCCCGCTCTCCGTCGGACAGCTGCCCAAGGACGCCGACCAGCTCGTCTTCAAGGCCCTCCAGACGTACGACGACAAGGAGGTCGTGCGCTGGATCGAGCCGACGAAGGAGGGCGCCCCGGAGCCGGAGAACCCGGCGCCGGTCCTCAAGCTCTCCGCGGCCCAGGAGGACGGCCACGGCGCCGCCGGCGCGGACGACAAGAGCGGTGCCACGGCCGGCATGAAGAACGCGGCCGCCACCTCGGACGCGTCCGGCAGTGACACCACGGCGCGCGTGCTGGGCGCCATCGGCATCGTCGTCGGCGTCATCGGAGTCGGCTTCGGCGTGTTCGCCGGCCGGCGACGCAGCGCCTGA
- a CDS encoding ATP-binding protein, with product MSIWWSLHLRREAASVPLARRLLLGTMETAGVDPDICYDLAVALSEACANAVEHGGDAATEDYRVTAFIDGDTCRIEVTDSGPGFRHRPAPPAPPHTADHALPPAPVPTPAQAPAYAEDGRGLFLIEALTDHVRYRNRTGRPGAVVSFDKILKWREGAALPMAS from the coding sequence ATGAGCATCTGGTGGTCACTCCATTTGCGGCGTGAGGCTGCGAGCGTGCCGCTGGCCCGTCGTCTGCTGCTGGGCACGATGGAGACGGCGGGCGTCGACCCGGACATCTGTTACGACCTTGCGGTCGCCCTCTCCGAGGCCTGCGCGAACGCCGTCGAGCACGGCGGCGACGCCGCCACCGAGGACTACCGCGTCACGGCCTTCATCGACGGCGACACCTGCCGGATCGAAGTCACCGACTCGGGCCCCGGCTTCCGCCACCGCCCCGCGCCCCCCGCCCCACCGCATACCGCGGACCACGCCCTCCCGCCGGCCCCCGTGCCCACCCCCGCACAGGCTCCCGCCTATGCGGAGGACGGCCGGGGGCTCTTTCTGATCGAGGCGCTCACCGACCACGTCCGCTACCGCAACCGCACGGGCCGCCCCGGCGCGGTGGTCAGCTTCGACAAGATCCTCAAATGGCGGGAGGGCGCGGCGCTGCCGATGGCGTCGTGA
- a CDS encoding diacylglycerol/lipid kinase family protein — MGTDATARGRRAQRRSALLALAAAAAAALVLLVFAGLRSVLLLGVGAAGLAVTAAGAWWALTRRGLLRILAGTLAAAAPAAVLLLYVWAGLLWVVLVSLGLWGLAVSAGGAALSRDPRPERTPETPAAPPRRPFLIMNPRSGGGKVGTFRLKERAEELGAEVHLLDAAHHEDVVALARDAVGAGADLLGVAGGDGTQAMVAGVAAEHGIPFMVISAGTRNHFALDLGLDRDDPARCLDALTDGVELRVDLGFVGGRAFVNNASFGTYAAVVQSPAYRNDKVRTILEMLPDLLTHQRGPRLTVRAAGTAIDAPQAVLVSNNPYRMGDPAGLGRREDLDAGVLGVLGITVDNAAQAAGILRGRHGTGLTALTAGEVVVDADEPEIQAGVDGEALTLPTPVHCWIRPRALRVRVPRHRPGVPRAKPAMNWRRLRSLALTRERPAGDRRGA; from the coding sequence ATGGGCACGGACGCCACCGCACGCGGCCGAAGGGCACAGCGCCGGTCCGCGCTGCTGGCCCTGGCGGCCGCGGCCGCTGCGGCCCTGGTCCTGCTGGTGTTCGCCGGGCTCAGGAGCGTCCTCCTCCTGGGCGTGGGAGCGGCCGGACTCGCCGTCACCGCGGCGGGTGCCTGGTGGGCACTGACCCGGCGCGGACTCCTCCGGATCCTGGCGGGCACGCTGGCCGCCGCGGCCCCGGCCGCCGTGCTCCTGCTCTATGTCTGGGCCGGTCTGCTGTGGGTGGTCCTCGTCTCGCTCGGCCTGTGGGGGCTGGCGGTCTCCGCCGGCGGCGCCGCGCTCAGCCGGGACCCCCGGCCGGAGCGCACCCCCGAGACCCCGGCCGCGCCGCCCCGGCGGCCCTTCCTCATCATGAATCCCCGCTCGGGCGGCGGGAAGGTGGGCACCTTCCGCCTGAAGGAGCGGGCGGAGGAACTCGGCGCCGAGGTGCACCTGCTGGACGCCGCTCACCATGAGGACGTGGTCGCGCTCGCACGCGACGCCGTCGGCGCGGGCGCCGACCTGCTCGGCGTCGCGGGAGGAGACGGCACCCAGGCGATGGTGGCCGGGGTGGCGGCCGAACACGGCATCCCGTTCATGGTGATCTCCGCCGGCACCCGCAATCACTTCGCCCTCGACCTCGGGCTGGACCGGGACGACCCCGCGCGCTGCCTCGACGCCCTGACCGACGGGGTCGAACTCCGCGTCGACCTCGGCTTCGTGGGCGGTCGGGCCTTCGTCAACAACGCGTCCTTCGGGACCTACGCGGCCGTCGTACAGAGCCCCGCCTACCGCAACGACAAGGTGCGGACCATCCTGGAGATGCTCCCGGACCTGCTGACGCACCAGCGCGGCCCGCGCCTGACCGTGCGCGCCGCCGGCACGGCCATCGACGCGCCCCAGGCCGTCCTCGTCAGCAACAACCCCTACCGCATGGGCGACCCGGCCGGCCTGGGACGACGGGAGGACCTGGATGCGGGTGTCCTCGGGGTCCTGGGCATCACGGTCGACAACGCGGCGCAGGCGGCCGGAATCCTGCGGGGCAGGCACGGCACCGGCCTCACCGCGCTGACCGCCGGGGAGGTCGTCGTCGACGCCGACGAGCCCGAGATCCAGGCCGGCGTCGACGGCGAGGCCCTCACCCTGCCGACCCCGGTCCACTGCTGGATCCGGCCCCGGGCCCTGCGCGTCCGCGTACCGCGGCACCGCCCCGGGGTGCCGCGGGCGAAGCCCGCGATGAACTGGCGGCGGCTGCGAAGCCTCGCACTGACGAGGGAGCGGCCTGCCGGGGACCGGAGGGGCGCCTAG
- a CDS encoding TetR/AcrR family transcriptional regulator, with translation MTTAHHAPGETRPGGRTARTRQAVLTAVFEELGEVGFAGLTMEKVAQRSGIHVATLYRRWRCTEGLVCDLLTYLSSDVPLPDSGTLPGDLRELAWSIAAFYGEARRRRLIEAVVSAAARDPQAAAVLRSFFDERLALAGQMVQRAVERGELPADTDPEKVMSALGAPFYYRILIARRPVDQDLAESAATAVWAAARAGAYVRRHDGPSNGTSPGVS, from the coding sequence GTGACGACAGCGCACCATGCCCCGGGCGAGACCAGGCCCGGTGGTCGTACCGCCCGTACCCGGCAAGCCGTATTGACCGCCGTCTTCGAGGAGTTGGGCGAGGTCGGCTTCGCCGGACTGACCATGGAGAAGGTCGCGCAGCGCTCGGGAATTCATGTCGCGACGCTCTACCGCCGGTGGCGCTGCACCGAGGGCCTGGTGTGCGATCTGCTGACCTACCTGAGCTCCGATGTGCCGCTGCCGGACTCCGGCACCCTGCCCGGGGACCTGCGGGAGCTGGCGTGGTCGATAGCCGCCTTCTACGGGGAGGCGCGCAGGCGCCGGCTGATCGAGGCGGTGGTCTCCGCCGCGGCCCGTGACCCCCAGGCGGCGGCGGTGCTGCGGTCCTTCTTCGACGAGCGGCTGGCGCTGGCCGGGCAGATGGTGCAGCGGGCCGTCGAGCGCGGCGAGCTGCCCGCCGACACCGACCCGGAGAAGGTGATGTCGGCGCTCGGCGCGCCCTTCTACTACCGGATTCTGATCGCCCGTCGCCCCGTCGACCAGGACCTCGCCGAGTCCGCCGCCACCGCCGTCTGGGCGGCGGCCCGGGCCGGGGCCTACGTACGCAGGCACGACGGCCCGTCGAACGGCACGTCTCCCGGCGTCAGCTGA
- a CDS encoding aminopeptidase P family protein — MTDELTPETPDEDEQPIKQRKNGLYPGVSDELAENMKGGWADTELRDLQPIEQAPNAARRRAALSARFPGERLVIPAGNLKTRSNDTEYDFRASTEYVYLTGDQTDDSVLVLEPTKDGHTATIHRLPRSNRENGEFWLDGMGELWVGRRHSLDEAEALLGVPCKDVRELAGALKEATGPVRVVRGHDAGIEAALTDKVTAERDEELRVFLSEARAVKDAFEIGELQKAVDSTVRGFEDVVKVLDKAEATSERYIEGTFFLRARVEGNDVGYGSICAAGPHATTLHWVRNNGEVRSGDLLLLDAGVETTTLYTADVTRTLPINGRYTDLQRTVYDAVYEAQEAGIAAVKPGAAYRDFHDAAQRVLTEKLVEWGLVEGPVERVLELGLQRRWTLHGTGHMLGLDVHDCAAARTENYVNGTLEPGMVLTVEPGLYFQADDLTVPEEYRGIGVRIEDDIVVTDDGNRNLSAALPRRSDEVEAWMAGLLGK, encoded by the coding sequence GTGACCGACGAGCTCACGCCGGAGACCCCGGACGAGGACGAGCAGCCGATCAAGCAGCGCAAGAACGGCCTTTACCCGGGCGTCTCGGATGAGCTCGCGGAGAACATGAAGGGGGGCTGGGCCGACACCGAGCTGCGCGACCTGCAGCCGATCGAGCAGGCCCCGAACGCCGCCCGCCGCCGCGCCGCGCTGTCCGCGCGCTTCCCAGGCGAGCGTCTGGTGATCCCGGCGGGCAACCTGAAGACCCGCTCCAACGACACCGAGTACGACTTCCGTGCCTCGACGGAGTACGTCTACCTCACCGGCGACCAGACCGACGACAGCGTCCTGGTCCTGGAGCCCACGAAGGACGGGCACACGGCGACGATCCACCGGCTGCCCCGCTCCAACCGCGAGAACGGCGAGTTCTGGCTCGACGGCATGGGCGAGCTGTGGGTCGGCCGGCGTCACAGCCTCGACGAGGCCGAGGCGCTGCTCGGCGTCCCCTGCAAGGACGTACGTGAGCTGGCCGGCGCGCTCAAGGAGGCCACCGGCCCGGTCCGCGTGGTCCGCGGCCATGACGCCGGCATCGAGGCCGCGCTGACCGACAAGGTCACCGCCGAGCGCGACGAGGAGCTGCGCGTCTTCCTCTCCGAGGCGCGGGCGGTCAAGGACGCGTTCGAGATCGGCGAGCTGCAGAAGGCCGTCGACTCGACGGTGCGCGGCTTCGAGGACGTCGTCAAGGTCCTGGACAAGGCCGAGGCGACCAGCGAGCGCTACATCGAGGGCACGTTCTTCCTGCGCGCCCGCGTCGAGGGCAACGACGTCGGCTACGGCTCGATCTGCGCCGCCGGGCCGCACGCCACCACCCTGCACTGGGTCCGCAACAACGGCGAGGTGCGCTCCGGCGACCTGCTGCTCCTGGACGCCGGTGTGGAGACCACCACCCTCTACACCGCGGACGTCACCCGCACCCTGCCGATCAACGGCCGCTACACCGACCTCCAGCGCACGGTCTACGACGCGGTGTACGAGGCGCAGGAGGCGGGCATCGCGGCGGTCAAGCCGGGTGCGGCCTACCGCGACTTCCACGACGCGGCGCAGCGGGTGCTCACCGAGAAGCTGGTCGAGTGGGGCCTGGTCGAGGGCCCGGTCGAGCGCGTGCTGGAGCTGGGGCTGCAGCGCCGCTGGACCCTGCACGGCACCGGCCACATGCTCGGCCTCGACGTGCACGACTGCGCGGCGGCCCGTACCGAGAACTACGTCAACGGCACGCTCGAACCCGGCATGGTGCTGACCGTCGAGCCCGGTCTGTACTTCCAGGCGGACGATCTGACGGTGCCCGAGGAGTACCGCGGCATCGGCGTCCGGATCGAGGACGACATCGTCGTGACGGACGACGGCAACCGGAACCTGTCGGCCGCGCTGCCGCGGCGGTCGGACGAGGTCGAGGCCTGGATGGCGGGGCTGCTCGGCAAGTAG